From Halococcus salsus, one genomic window encodes:
- a CDS encoding iron-sulfur cluster assembly scaffold protein: MSMGSDMYRQQILDHYKNPRNYGELDEPTFSHIGENPMCGDEIAVDIELDDDGETIERAAFRGDGCAISQASASMLTSELQGMTLDELDELDRDDVIDLLGVDISPMRVKCAVLVEMVAQDGAAIYRGEKTSIEKTKTE; this comes from the coding sequence ATGAGCATGGGTTCGGACATGTATCGTCAGCAGATACTCGATCACTACAAGAACCCGCGGAACTACGGCGAGCTCGACGAGCCCACCTTCTCACACATCGGCGAGAACCCGATGTGTGGCGACGAGATCGCGGTGGACATCGAGCTCGACGACGACGGCGAGACCATCGAGCGGGCGGCGTTCCGCGGGGACGGCTGTGCGATCAGCCAGGCCAGCGCGAGCATGCTCACGAGCGAACTCCAAGGGATGACCCTCGACGAGCTCGACGAGCTGGACCGCGACGACGTGATCGACCTCCTGGGTGTGGACATCAGCCCGATGCGAGTCAAGTGTGCGGTGCTCGTGGAGATGGTGGCCCAGGACGGCGCGGCGATCTACCGGGGCGAGAAGACCAGCATCGA
- a CDS encoding tetratricopeptide repeat protein, whose amino-acid sequence MTDPDDEREGGSHPFSEGEGFSDPEGFDLDPPELAVDPSEVDPVDSRVLSDLLDERQIAGDVDVEELIDVGLSYIEINRYEQATETFERAARFAEDDHLEQEAWVNKGAAHAELEEYDAAIGAYQEALSLDADSEHAASAETNLAYALWESGQTEQALDHAERAVERDHRFAQGWYNRGFFLLERGLAEEALNNFDNALRLGFRNAEVLEEKARALEETGQDDRAEEVAEEARELREQAEEELVRDRQRARNA is encoded by the coding sequence ATGACTGACCCTGACGACGAACGAGAGGGTGGTTCGCACCCGTTCTCGGAGGGTGAGGGCTTTTCCGACCCCGAGGGGTTCGACCTCGACCCGCCCGAACTCGCGGTCGACCCGAGCGAGGTCGACCCGGTGGACTCGCGCGTGCTCTCGGACCTGCTCGACGAGCGCCAGATCGCTGGCGACGTCGACGTCGAGGAACTCATCGACGTCGGCCTGAGCTACATCGAGATCAACCGGTACGAACAGGCCACCGAGACTTTCGAGCGTGCCGCACGGTTCGCCGAGGACGACCACCTCGAACAGGAGGCGTGGGTCAACAAGGGCGCGGCCCACGCCGAGCTGGAGGAGTACGACGCCGCCATCGGGGCTTACCAGGAGGCGCTCTCGCTCGACGCCGACTCCGAGCACGCCGCGAGCGCCGAGACCAACCTGGCCTACGCGCTCTGGGAGAGCGGCCAGACGGAACAGGCGCTCGACCACGCCGAGCGGGCGGTCGAGCGCGACCACCGCTTCGCTCAGGGCTGGTACAACCGGGGCTTCTTCCTGCTCGAACGCGGGCTCGCCGAGGAGGCACTCAACAACTTCGACAACGCGCTCCGGCTGGGTTTCCGAAACGCCGAGGTGCTTGAGGAGAAGGCGCGTGCTTTGGAGGAGACCGGTCAGGACGACCGCGCGGAGGAGGTGGCCGAGGAGGCCCGCGAGCTTCGCGAACAGGCCGAGGAGGAACTCGTCCGTGATCGTCAACGAGCGCGAAACGCCTGA
- a CDS encoding DUF424 domain-containing protein produces MIVNERETPEGRLVSVCDEAVLGETFDNDGVPFEVTEEFYDGEPADEDRVVASLARARVANIVGAESVDLAVEHGFVEEGNVLDLGGTAHAQLLRLG; encoded by the coding sequence GTGATCGTCAACGAGCGCGAAACGCCTGAGGGGCGTCTCGTCTCGGTGTGTGACGAGGCCGTCCTCGGCGAGACCTTCGACAACGACGGCGTGCCGTTCGAGGTCACCGAGGAGTTCTACGACGGCGAGCCCGCCGACGAGGACCGGGTGGTGGCGAGTCTCGCGCGTGCCCGCGTGGCGAACATCGTGGGTGCCGAATCGGTGGACCTCGCGGTCGAGCACGGGTTCGTCGAGGAGGGGAACGTCCTCGACCTCGGCGGGACGGCCCACGCCCAGCTGTTGCGGCTCGGGTAG
- a CDS encoding MFS transporter, with amino-acid sequence MQTSPNSIERRLATTGGGLRGDGRGWTLIVVAAGWFLILGGRYLFPEILPHIRAYFAVSNATAGLAITVVWAAYALMQFPAGAAADHLGERTLLVTCLVVSAGAVVAVSLAPTFGLFVVGCALFGLGTGLYGPARGMVLSDVFGDRDGTAIGATLAAGSVGSAAIPLVANTLVGPLSWQTTVALLAVPFLLVAVGIYRAVPQRTPTDPPPRPSVRGVVRSLSTAVSRRSATAVVAATLLLFVMQGLSSFLPTYLISVKELSGGAAAGLFALFFLSGALTQSIAGNAADRLGDRTVLLALASFGVVPLAVLPFVEGLVPLAVVTILLGTRLGLDPVSNAYIIAVMPPAVRGMAWGFFRTLFFFLAATGSTVVGVFFDYGLRDEVFFVLAGITALGAACYVYLPARDAV; translated from the coding sequence ATGCAGACGTCCCCCAACTCGATCGAACGCCGGCTCGCGACGACCGGCGGGGGGCTCCGCGGCGACGGCCGCGGCTGGACGCTCATCGTGGTCGCCGCCGGCTGGTTTCTCATCCTCGGCGGCCGGTATCTCTTCCCCGAGATCCTCCCCCACATCCGCGCGTACTTCGCCGTCAGCAATGCCACGGCGGGGCTCGCGATCACGGTCGTCTGGGCGGCCTACGCGCTGATGCAGTTCCCCGCCGGGGCCGCGGCGGACCACCTCGGCGAGCGCACGCTGCTCGTGACCTGCCTCGTGGTCTCGGCCGGCGCGGTCGTCGCGGTGAGCCTCGCGCCCACCTTCGGGCTGTTCGTCGTCGGCTGTGCGCTGTTCGGTCTCGGGACGGGGCTCTACGGCCCGGCACGCGGGATGGTTCTCTCGGACGTCTTCGGCGACCGCGACGGCACCGCCATCGGTGCGACGCTCGCCGCCGGGAGCGTCGGGTCGGCGGCGATCCCGCTCGTCGCGAACACGCTGGTCGGCCCGCTCTCGTGGCAGACCACCGTCGCGCTCCTCGCGGTACCCTTCCTCCTCGTCGCGGTCGGGATCTATCGAGCGGTGCCACAGCGCACCCCGACCGATCCCCCGCCGCGCCCGTCGGTCCGTGGGGTCGTCCGCTCGCTCTCTACCGCCGTCTCACGGCGCTCCGCGACCGCCGTCGTCGCCGCGACCCTCCTGCTGTTCGTCATGCAGGGACTCTCGTCGTTCCTCCCGACCTACCTGATCTCGGTGAAAGAGCTCTCGGGCGGGGCCGCGGCCGGCCTGTTCGCGCTCTTCTTCCTCTCCGGCGCGCTCACGCAGTCGATAGCCGGCAACGCCGCCGACCGCCTCGGCGACCGGACGGTACTGCTCGCGCTCGCGTCGTTCGGCGTGGTGCCGCTCGCCGTGCTCCCGTTCGTCGAGGGTCTCGTGCCGCTCGCCGTTGTCACGATACTCCTTGGAACGCGGCTCGGACTCGACCCGGTGAGCAACGCCTACATCATCGCCGTGATGCCGCCCGCGGTCCGCGGGATGGCGTGGGGCTTCTTCCGAACGCTCTTTTTCTTCCTCGCGGCGACCGGGTCGACAGTGGTTGGAGTGTTCTTCGACTACGGTCTCCGCGACGAGGTGTTCTTCGTTCTCGCTGGTATCACCGCGCTCGGGGCCGCCTGCTACGTCTACCTGCCAGCGCGGGATGCCGTCTAA
- a CDS encoding aminotransferase class V-fold PLP-dependent enzyme codes for MSTQTEEPLDVERLRSEFPILEREVGDGQRVVYLDNAATSQTPDRVVDAMSDYYRGTNANVHRGIHHLSQESSVAYEEAHDRLAEFVGASGGRSEMVFTKNTTEGLNLVAFAWGLRELGPGDEVVLSEMEHHSALVTWQQIAERTGADVKFIGIDDAGRLDMDHAKELITDDTEMVSVTHVSNTLGTINPIADLAEVAHDHGSFIFVDGAQAVPHQRVDVEALDVDFYAFSGHKMCGPTGIGGLYGKEDLLAAMEPFMYGGGMVRKVAFDRTTWAEVPEKFEAGTPPIAEAIGFAEAADYLDDVGLERIERHERELVEYAMDRMDEFDDIEVYGPPADERAGLVSFNLEGVHAHDLASIMNDHAVAIRPGDHCTQPLHDVLGTAASARASFYLYNTEEEVDELIEAIDDARQLFG; via the coding sequence ATGAGTACGCAAACCGAGGAACCGCTCGACGTCGAACGGCTTCGAAGCGAGTTCCCGATCCTCGAACGCGAGGTCGGCGACGGCCAGCGCGTGGTCTACCTCGACAACGCCGCCACGAGCCAGACCCCCGACCGGGTGGTCGACGCGATGAGCGACTACTACCGGGGGACGAACGCCAACGTCCACCGCGGGATCCATCACTTGAGTCAGGAGTCCTCGGTGGCCTACGAGGAGGCCCACGACCGGCTCGCCGAGTTCGTCGGGGCCTCGGGCGGGCGCTCGGAGATGGTCTTCACGAAGAACACCACCGAGGGGTTGAACCTCGTGGCCTTCGCGTGGGGCCTCCGGGAGCTCGGCCCCGGCGACGAGGTAGTGCTCTCGGAGATGGAACACCACTCCGCGCTGGTGACCTGGCAACAGATCGCCGAGCGCACCGGAGCCGACGTGAAGTTCATCGGTATCGACGACGCGGGTCGGCTCGACATGGACCACGCGAAGGAGCTGATCACCGACGACACCGAGATGGTCTCGGTGACGCACGTCTCGAACACCCTCGGGACGATCAACCCCATCGCCGACCTCGCCGAGGTCGCCCACGACCACGGTAGTTTCATCTTCGTCGACGGCGCGCAGGCCGTGCCACACCAGCGGGTCGACGTCGAGGCGCTCGACGTGGACTTCTACGCCTTCTCGGGGCACAAGATGTGCGGGCCGACGGGTATCGGCGGTCTGTACGGGAAGGAGGACCTGCTGGCGGCGATGGAGCCGTTCATGTACGGCGGTGGAATGGTGCGGAAGGTCGCCTTCGACCGGACGACGTGGGCCGAGGTGCCCGAGAAGTTCGAGGCGGGCACGCCGCCCATCGCGGAGGCCATCGGGTTCGCCGAGGCCGCCGACTACCTCGACGACGTGGGTCTCGAACGGATCGAGCGCCACGAACGCGAGCTCGTGGAGTACGCGATGGACCGGATGGACGAGTTCGACGACATCGAGGTCTACGGGCCGCCGGCGGACGAACGCGCCGGCCTCGTCTCGTTCAATCTGGAGGGGGTCCACGCCCACGACCTCGCGAGCATCATGAACGACCACGCCGTCGCCATCCGACCGGGCGACCACTGCACCCAGCCGCTCCACGACGTGCTCGGGACGGCGGCCTCGGCCCGCGCATCGTTCTACCTCTACAACACGGAGGAAGAGGTCGACGAACTCATCGAGGCCATCGACGACGCGCGGCAGCTGTTCGGCTGA
- the thpR gene encoding RNA 2',3'-cyclic phosphodiesterase, whose translation MRLFVSVGLDGLEEAIATVQDPLTDAGGIRLTDPDHVHVTLKFLGEIDGSRVSDLVDALETAVGESDVDPFTTEFGGLGAFPSAEYIRVVWVGVRTGGDDLTQLHEAIERKTVDLGFDPADHAFTPHATIARMDHAGGKERVQRALRETDPTVGTREVDSIRLTESVLTDDGPEYTTVERFEL comes from the coding sequence ATGCGACTGTTCGTCAGCGTCGGTCTCGACGGCCTCGAGGAGGCGATCGCCACCGTACAGGACCCCCTCACGGACGCGGGCGGGATCCGCCTCACGGACCCCGACCACGTTCACGTCACGCTGAAGTTCCTCGGCGAGATCGACGGATCGCGCGTTTCGGACCTCGTCGACGCCCTCGAAACCGCGGTCGGGGAGAGCGACGTCGACCCGTTCACGACCGAGTTCGGCGGGCTCGGCGCGTTCCCGAGCGCCGAGTACATCCGGGTGGTCTGGGTCGGCGTCCGCACGGGTGGCGACGACCTCACACAGCTCCACGAGGCCATCGAACGGAAGACGGTCGACCTGGGATTCGACCCCGCCGACCACGCGTTCACGCCGCACGCGACGATAGCTCGAATGGACCACGCCGGCGGGAAGGAACGGGTGCAGCGCGCGCTCCGCGAGACCGACCCGACCGTCGGGACCCGCGAGGTCGATTCCATCCGTCTTACCGAGAGCGTGCTCACCGACGACGGTCCCGAGTACACCACCGTCGAGCGGTTCGAGCTGTAG
- a CDS encoding GYD domain-containing protein → MQTWVALVEAVDAEFQNLQELASLWGDISLELEDVDAELADTYALLGRYDFLVVFEVSTAAARHGLDMDTMEGVPIEEFGALVGE, encoded by the coding sequence ATGCAGACGTGGGTCGCGCTCGTCGAAGCGGTCGACGCGGAGTTCCAGAACCTCCAGGAGCTCGCCTCGCTCTGGGGTGACATCAGTCTCGAACTGGAGGACGTCGACGCCGAACTCGCGGACACCTACGCCCTCCTCGGGCGCTACGACTTCCTCGTGGTCTTCGAGGTCTCGACGGCCGCCGCCCGCCACGGGCTCGACATGGACACGATGGAGGGCGTTCCGATAGAGGAGTTCGGTGCGCTCGTCGGCGAGTAG